One part of the Tenacibaculum sp. 190130A14a genome encodes these proteins:
- the tatC gene encoding twin-arginine translocase subunit TatC: protein MAEKEMSFLDHLEELRWHLVRSFAAIFVIAIVVFINIEFVFNEVLLAHLKPDFATYRFFCEVFSSLGIESSFCNIKFKQTLQALNPTQQLMTGIWSSLILGFVVAFPYVLWEMWRFISPGLHESERKKSRGFIFISSLLFFLGALFSYYVILPMSVYFFYNFSIGDAIVNNFKLEAYVSLITNTLLGVSVFFELPIIIFFLSKIGLVTPQFLKKYRKHALVLVLILSAIITPPDVASQVIVTVPIMILYEISIHISSIVIKKQQKNVTKSPRV, encoded by the coding sequence ATGGCAGAAAAGGAAATGTCTTTTTTAGACCATCTTGAAGAGCTCAGATGGCATTTAGTTAGAAGTTTTGCAGCAATTTTTGTAATTGCGATTGTTGTATTTATCAATATTGAATTTGTTTTTAATGAAGTTTTACTTGCTCATTTAAAACCCGATTTTGCAACCTATCGTTTCTTTTGTGAAGTTTTTTCTTCTTTAGGAATTGAAAGTAGTTTTTGTAACATCAAGTTCAAACAAACACTTCAGGCACTAAATCCAACTCAACAGTTAATGACTGGAATTTGGTCTTCTCTAATCTTAGGGTTTGTAGTGGCCTTTCCTTATGTGCTATGGGAAATGTGGCGATTTATATCCCCTGGACTACACGAATCCGAACGAAAAAAATCAAGAGGGTTTATTTTTATCTCTTCTTTATTGTTCTTCTTAGGAGCGCTTTTTAGCTATTACGTTATCTTACCGATGTCGGTATATTTCTTTTATAATTTTTCTATTGGAGATGCCATCGTTAATAATTTCAAACTAGAAGCGTATGTTAGTTTAATTACCAATACATTACTTGGGGTATCTGTCTTTTTTGAACTACCAATTATTATATTCTTTTTGTCTAAAATTGGTTTAGTTACCCCTCAGTTTTTAAAGAAATATAGAAAACATGCTTTGGTACTTGTACTTATTTTATCTGCTATTATTACACCTCCAGATGTAGCCAGTCAGGTAATTGTTACTGTACCGATTATGATTTTATACGAAATCAGCATTCATATATCAAGCATTGTTATTAAAAAACAACAAAAAAATGTCACAAAAAGTCCAAGAGTTTAA
- a CDS encoding carboxymuconolactone decarboxylase family protein, with amino-acid sequence MSQKVQEFNDYRSKMNEKILSSDNKVIKRIFNLDTNAYAEGHLPVKTKELLGLVASAVLRCDDCIAYHLETAFKNGVTKEEMMETMSIATLVGGTIVIPHLRRAVEFWEALEENS; translated from the coding sequence ATGTCACAAAAAGTCCAAGAGTTTAACGACTATCGTTCTAAAATGAACGAAAAAATATTATCATCAGATAACAAGGTTATCAAACGTATATTCAATTTAGACACCAATGCGTATGCAGAAGGACATTTACCTGTAAAGACAAAGGAATTGTTAGGGTTGGTTGCCTCTGCTGTTTTAAGATGTGATGATTGTATTGCGTACCATTTAGAAACTGCTTTTAAGAATGGTGTTACCAAAGAAGAAATGATGGAAACCATGAGTATTGCTACTTTAGTGGGTGGTACTATTGTTATTCCTCATTTAAGAAGAGCTGTTGAGTTTTGGGAAGCTTTAGAAGAAAACAGTTAA
- a CDS encoding YdeI/OmpD-associated family protein, which produces MNSKVTQYIEDKDKWTQELTLLRSVLSELPFEETIKWGSPVYVYKGKNILGMSAFKHYCGLWFFQGHFLKDEANLLMNAQEGKTKAMRQWRFDAIDKIDVNLVKAYALEAIENSEKGLEIKPQRNKKPLMIPPELGIKLNEDLLLKEKFNQFTLSKQREFADHIASAKREATKTSRLEKIIPMILNGVGLHDKYKNC; this is translated from the coding sequence ATGAATAGTAAAGTAACACAATATATCGAAGATAAAGATAAATGGACGCAAGAGTTGACGCTCTTGCGTTCAGTATTATCTGAACTACCTTTTGAAGAAACTATAAAGTGGGGATCTCCAGTATATGTTTATAAAGGGAAGAATATTTTAGGAATGTCTGCTTTTAAACATTATTGTGGTTTATGGTTTTTCCAAGGACATTTCTTAAAAGATGAAGCTAATTTATTAATGAATGCTCAAGAAGGAAAAACAAAAGCTATGCGCCAGTGGCGTTTTGATGCCATAGATAAGATAGACGTTAACTTAGTAAAAGCATATGCTTTGGAGGCTATTGAAAATTCAGAAAAAGGATTGGAAATTAAACCACAAAGAAATAAAAAACCTTTAATGATACCTCCAGAATTAGGTATAAAACTAAATGAAGATTTACTTCTAAAGGAAAAGTTCAATCAATTCACTTTAAGCAAACAAAGAGAATTTGCAGACCACATAGCGAGCGCTAAAAGAGAAGCAACTAAAACCTCTCGGCTAGAGAAAATTATTCCAATGATTTTGAATGGTGTAGGTTTACACGATAAGTATAAAAACTGTTAG
- a CDS encoding enoyl-CoA hydratase-related protein: MMNVLFKQIDRVLIAQLNRPKALNALSSELMYELLTGLENYDADSSVGCIIITGNDTFFCAGADIKEMASKNATQMIEEDYFNHWERIAKLKTPIIAAVSGYAFGGGCELAMMSDIIYASENAVFGQPEIKLGVIPGIGGTQRLTKLVGKSKAMDIILTGRDVSAIEANRIGLVSKIFPQKDFMQHVLDQAQKVANYSKVALKTAKETINQSLETGLKSGVVFERKLFHSLFNTPDQQEGMQAFIEKRIPQFNNFN; the protein is encoded by the coding sequence ATGATGAATGTACTATTTAAACAAATAGACAGGGTTCTTATTGCCCAATTAAACCGACCTAAAGCTTTAAACGCTTTAAGTTCAGAGCTAATGTATGAGCTATTAACTGGACTGGAAAACTACGATGCTGATTCTTCTGTAGGTTGCATAATTATTACTGGTAATGATACTTTTTTCTGTGCAGGTGCAGATATCAAAGAAATGGCTAGTAAAAATGCAACACAAATGATTGAAGAAGATTATTTCAATCATTGGGAAAGAATAGCTAAACTTAAAACACCAATTATTGCAGCTGTTTCTGGTTATGCCTTTGGTGGAGGCTGTGAGCTAGCAATGATGTCAGATATCATTTATGCATCAGAAAATGCCGTCTTTGGACAACCTGAAATAAAACTCGGAGTAATTCCTGGTATCGGCGGTACTCAAAGATTAACCAAATTAGTTGGAAAATCTAAAGCAATGGATATCATTCTAACGGGTAGAGATGTTTCAGCTATTGAAGCAAATAGAATAGGATTAGTTTCAAAAATTTTCCCTCAAAAAGATTTTATGCAACATGTACTAGATCAAGCACAAAAAGTTGCCAACTATTCTAAAGTTGCTTTAAAAACAGCTAAAGAAACTATCAATCAATCCTTAGAAACAGGGCTTAAATCAGGAGTTGTATTTGAAAGAAAGTTGTTTCACTCGCTTTTTAATACTCCAGATCAACAAGAAGGTATGCAAGCTTTTATTGAAAAAAGAATACCTCAATTTAACAACTTCAATTAA
- a CDS encoding CDP-alcohol phosphatidyltransferase family protein, whose translation MNIVRHIPNLLTLGNLFCGTAAVIFAVKGDFFATAFLVILGIGFDFLDGFAARLLKVQGELGKQLDSLADMVTSGVVPGIVMLQMLVNAIDKDAVGYFGVDAYGKSGSNLPYLGLLLTLAACYRLAKFNLDERQSDSFIGVPTPAMSLFVISLPLIVEYTDYHFIVELIQNKYFLIGVTLFFSFIMNSEIPLFSLKFKNFGLKDNLIKYIFLVLSIVLLVVIKVAAIPTIILLYIVISLIQNMTKK comes from the coding sequence ATGAACATAGTTAGGCATATTCCAAATTTATTAACCCTAGGAAATTTGTTTTGTGGAACGGCGGCTGTAATTTTTGCTGTGAAAGGTGATTTTTTCGCTACGGCTTTCTTAGTAATTTTGGGAATTGGATTTGATTTTTTAGATGGATTTGCAGCACGTTTATTAAAAGTACAAGGAGAATTAGGAAAACAACTTGATTCTTTGGCAGATATGGTTACTAGTGGGGTTGTACCTGGAATTGTAATGTTGCAAATGTTGGTGAATGCAATTGATAAAGATGCAGTAGGATATTTTGGGGTAGATGCCTATGGGAAATCTGGAAGTAACTTACCGTATTTAGGATTGTTGTTAACATTGGCTGCATGTTATCGATTGGCTAAATTTAACTTAGATGAGCGTCAATCAGATAGTTTTATTGGGGTTCCAACACCTGCAATGAGTTTATTTGTAATCTCATTACCTCTAATTGTTGAGTATACAGACTATCATTTTATTGTAGAGTTAATTCAAAACAAATACTTTTTAATTGGAGTAACGTTGTTTTTCAGTTTTATTATGAATTCTGAAATTCCATTGTTTTCATTAAAGTTTAAAAACTTCGGACTAAAAGATAATCTAATCAAGTATATTTTCTTGGTGCTTTCAATTGTTTTATTGGTGGTTATCAAAGTTGCAGCAATCCCAACGATTATATTACTATACATTGTTATTTCATTGATTCAAAATATGACTAAGAAATAA
- the lptB gene encoding LPS export ABC transporter ATP-binding protein: protein MKLRAQDIQKIYGSRKVVKGISLEVEQGEIIGLLGPNGAGKTTSFYMIVGMIKPNHGQIFLDDEEITTDAMYKRAQKGIGYLAQEASVFRKLSVEDNIMSVLEFTDRTKEQRKQRLEELIEEFSLGHVRTNRGDLLSGGERRRTEIARCLASDPKFILLDEPFAGVDPIAVEDIQGIVAQLKNKNIGILITDHDVQATLAITDRTYLMYNGGILKEGTPEELAADETVRRVYLGKDFELKKKKF from the coding sequence ATGAAATTAAGAGCACAAGACATACAAAAGATTTACGGTAGTAGAAAAGTAGTAAAAGGAATTTCATTAGAAGTAGAACAAGGCGAAATTATTGGTTTATTAGGACCAAATGGAGCTGGAAAAACAACTTCTTTTTATATGATTGTTGGTATGATTAAACCTAATCATGGTCAAATATTCTTAGATGATGAAGAAATTACTACTGATGCTATGTACAAGCGTGCTCAAAAAGGAATTGGATATTTAGCTCAGGAGGCTTCAGTTTTTAGAAAACTATCTGTTGAAGATAACATTATGTCTGTTTTAGAATTTACAGATCGAACTAAAGAACAAAGAAAACAACGTTTGGAAGAATTAATAGAAGAGTTTAGTTTAGGACATGTTCGTACTAACCGAGGTGACTTATTATCTGGAGGAGAACGTCGTAGAACCGAAATTGCACGTTGTTTAGCTTCTGACCCTAAATTTATTTTATTAGATGAGCCTTTTGCTGGTGTAGATCCTATTGCTGTAGAAGATATTCAAGGAATTGTAGCTCAGTTAAAAAATAAGAATATCGGAATTTTAATTACAGATCACGATGTACAAGCCACACTAGCTATTACAGATAGAACCTATTTAATGTACAATGGAGGTATTCTAAAAGAAGGAACCCCAGAAGAATTAGCGGCAGATGAAACCGTAAGAAGAGTATATTTAGGAAAAGACTTTGAGCTTAAGAAAAAGAAGTTTTAA
- a CDS encoding GNAT family N-acetyltransferase, with translation MKIEVCKSRDDARKIVDNLNAYNQEKVAWDLATLYTPIELIAKNDNDEIIGGILGGIGYYAGFYVKIFWIDEKERGKGIGAKLLLEAEKIAKEKGARLVVVDTFSFQADGFYQKYGYEEYGRITDYPKKGDYNVFFKKKL, from the coding sequence ATGAAAATTGAGGTTTGTAAGAGTAGGGATGATGCTCGAAAAATTGTAGACAATTTAAATGCATATAATCAGGAAAAAGTCGCATGGGATTTGGCTACTTTGTATACTCCGATTGAATTGATAGCAAAAAATGATAACGATGAGATTATTGGAGGTATATTAGGAGGGATAGGTTATTATGCTGGTTTTTATGTGAAAATATTTTGGATTGATGAAAAAGAAAGGGGTAAAGGAATAGGAGCTAAGCTTTTATTAGAAGCTGAGAAAATAGCCAAAGAAAAAGGGGCAAGATTGGTAGTTGTAGATACTTTTTCTTTTCAAGCCGATGGATTTTATCAAAAGTATGGTTATGAAGAATATGGTAGAATAACAGATTATCCTAAAAAAGGAGATTATAATGTGTTTTTTAAGAAAAAACTTTAA
- a CDS encoding DUF6733 family protein has protein sequence MKKIYFTFIITLLFTSFHSFSQENKESKTTFAIMPIHNSGAGFNNVFLGSYELESDKKLTFYSVFWVNPSFGNQGKDLFLETGIGLGFTSKNKKWYFNPSLGFGHGKLLSQSAGTKIAESIIPSIFLLHHSGNFELEAYTAYYKSLRGEGNSQDLMLNWVIPGFKVNKHFSLGGFYEHLGQTRVDQGDTVTLYQFLGGYVKATLNNGIWFRFAAGPNISNDKVNANEFYKIQAFIPL, from the coding sequence ATGAAAAAAATATATTTCACATTTATAATCACACTATTATTCACTTCTTTTCATTCCTTTTCACAAGAGAACAAAGAATCAAAAACAACCTTCGCTATTATGCCTATTCATAATAGTGGCGCGGGGTTTAACAATGTCTTTTTAGGATCTTATGAACTTGAATCTGACAAAAAACTTACTTTTTATAGTGTTTTCTGGGTAAATCCATCTTTTGGAAATCAAGGAAAGGATTTATTCCTAGAAACAGGTATAGGACTTGGCTTTACTTCTAAAAATAAGAAATGGTATTTCAACCCTAGTTTAGGGTTTGGCCATGGAAAACTACTATCACAATCGGCAGGCACCAAAATTGCAGAGAGCATAATACCAAGTATCTTCTTATTACATCATTCTGGAAACTTTGAATTAGAAGCGTATACTGCTTACTATAAAAGTTTACGTGGTGAAGGTAATTCACAAGATTTAATGTTAAACTGGGTCATCCCAGGTTTTAAAGTTAATAAACACTTTTCCTTAGGAGGGTTCTACGAACACTTAGGGCAAACAAGAGTAGATCAAGGTGATACGGTTACCTTATATCAATTTTTAGGGGGCTATGTCAAAGCTACTTTAAACAATGGTATTTGGTTTCGTTTTGCAGCCGGTCCAAATATTTCTAATGACAAGGTAAATGCAAACGAATTTTACAAAATACAAGCCTTTATACCTCTTTAA
- a CDS encoding RecQ family ATP-dependent DNA helicase gives MNKEETDLYGSLKKIFGFNQFKGLQEGVVSSILNNQNTFVIMPTGGGKSLCYQLPALMKEGTAIVVSPLIALMKNQVDAIRGISEKHGIAHVLNSSLNKSEVNQVMSDIENGITKLLYVAPESLIKEEYVEFLRKQKISFVAIDEAHCISEWGHDFRPEYRNLRNIIKQIDNVPIIGLTATATEKVQEDILKTLGMTDAKVFKASFNRANLFYEVRPKTKEVEKDIIRFIKQRLGKSGVIYCLSRKKVEEIAQVLQVNGINAVPYHAGFDAKTRAKHQDMFLMEECDVVVATIAFGMGIDKPDVRFVIHHDIPKSLESYYQETGRAGRDGGEGHCLTFYSYKDIEKLEKFMANKPVAEQEVGHALLQEVVGYAETSMNRRKYLLHYFGEEFDEINGDGADMDDNMRNPKKKHEAQDEVVKLLEIVGKTNEMYKPKELVNTIIGRENALLKSHKTTEQPFFGVGKDKDEHYWMALLRQVLVAGYIRKEIEQYGVVKLTKEGKAFKESPSSFMMTENHVYATDDDGTIITNTKSAGGVDDKLVGMLKDLRKKVGQKLGVPPYAVFQDPSIDDMALKYPINLEELSKVHGVGEGKAKKYGKEFIALISGYVEENDIMRPDDLIVKSTGINSGLKLYIIQNTDRKLPLEDIASSKGLEMGELIKEMEAIVFSGTKLNIDYAIDDVLDEDQQEEIHEYFMESDTDKIQDALDEFDGDYDDEELRLMRIKFTSDVAN, from the coding sequence ATGAATAAAGAGGAGACGGATTTATACGGTTCATTAAAGAAAATTTTTGGTTTTAATCAATTTAAAGGATTACAGGAAGGTGTAGTTAGTAGCATCTTGAATAACCAAAACACATTTGTAATTATGCCAACAGGAGGAGGTAAGTCATTATGTTACCAACTTCCTGCATTGATGAAAGAAGGTACTGCAATAGTTGTATCACCTTTAATTGCATTAATGAAAAACCAGGTAGATGCTATTAGAGGTATCTCTGAAAAGCATGGTATAGCCCACGTTTTGAACTCATCTTTGAACAAATCTGAAGTAAATCAGGTGATGAGTGACATTGAAAATGGTATTACTAAATTATTATATGTAGCCCCAGAATCCCTAATTAAAGAAGAGTATGTAGAGTTTTTAAGAAAACAAAAGATATCCTTTGTAGCAATCGATGAAGCTCACTGTATTTCAGAATGGGGACACGATTTTAGACCTGAGTATAGAAATCTAAGAAACATTATTAAGCAAATTGATAATGTACCTATTATTGGTCTTACAGCAACTGCTACAGAAAAGGTTCAAGAAGATATCTTAAAAACTTTAGGAATGACAGATGCTAAAGTTTTTAAAGCATCGTTTAATCGTGCCAATTTGTTTTATGAAGTACGACCTAAAACAAAAGAGGTAGAAAAAGATATTATTCGCTTTATTAAACAGCGTTTGGGTAAATCTGGAGTAATCTATTGTTTGAGTAGGAAGAAAGTTGAAGAAATTGCACAAGTACTTCAGGTAAACGGAATCAATGCTGTGCCTTACCATGCTGGTTTTGATGCTAAAACAAGAGCTAAACATCAAGATATGTTCTTAATGGAAGAATGCGATGTTGTGGTAGCAACAATTGCTTTCGGAATGGGAATTGATAAACCAGATGTACGTTTTGTAATTCACCATGACATTCCTAAAAGTTTAGAAAGTTATTACCAAGAAACAGGTAGAGCTGGAAGAGATGGAGGTGAAGGTCATTGTTTAACATTCTATTCATATAAGGATATAGAAAAGTTAGAAAAGTTCATGGCTAATAAGCCTGTTGCAGAACAAGAAGTAGGTCATGCATTGTTACAAGAGGTGGTAGGATATGCCGAAACTTCGATGAACCGTAGAAAGTATTTGCTACATTATTTTGGAGAAGAGTTTGATGAAATAAATGGAGATGGTGCTGATATGGATGATAATATGAGGAATCCAAAGAAAAAGCATGAAGCTCAAGATGAAGTAGTAAAACTTTTAGAGATTGTTGGTAAGACGAATGAGATGTATAAACCAAAAGAATTGGTGAATACGATTATTGGTAGAGAAAATGCATTGTTAAAATCTCATAAGACTACTGAACAACCTTTCTTTGGGGTAGGAAAAGATAAAGATGAGCATTATTGGATGGCATTATTACGTCAAGTATTGGTTGCCGGATATATTAGAAAGGAAATAGAACAGTATGGAGTCGTTAAACTAACGAAAGAAGGTAAAGCTTTTAAAGAAAGCCCGAGTTCGTTTATGATGACTGAAAATCATGTATACGCTACAGATGATGATGGTACTATTATTACAAATACCAAATCGGCTGGAGGAGTAGATGATAAGTTAGTTGGAATGCTGAAGGATTTACGTAAAAAAGTAGGACAGAAATTAGGAGTACCTCCATATGCAGTTTTTCAAGATCCTTCTATAGATGATATGGCCTTAAAATATCCAATCAATTTAGAAGAGTTATCCAAGGTCCATGGAGTAGGTGAAGGAAAAGCTAAGAAGTATGGTAAAGAATTTATTGCGCTTATTTCGGGTTATGTGGAAGAAAATGATATTATGCGACCTGATGACTTAATTGTAAAAAGTACAGGAATAAATTCAGGTTTAAAGCTTTATATCATTCAAAATACAGATAGAAAACTTCCATTAGAAGATATTGCAAGTTCTAAAGGTTTAGAAATGGGGGAGCTTATCAAGGAAATGGAGGCAATTGTGTTTTCAGGTACTAAATTGAACATAGATTATGCGATTGATGATGTTTTGGATGAAGATCAACAAGAAGAAATTCACGAGTATTTTATGGAATCCGATACCGATAAAATTCAGGATGCTTTAGATGAGTTTGATGGAGACTACGACGATGAAGAATTAAGATTAATGCGTATTAAATTTACAAGTGACGTTGCCAATTAA
- a CDS encoding DUF4258 domain-containing protein produces the protein MRLLKRIGYYLIGVALGSIGVAYFWKQKDVSFDYGMDARTLKTIRIKKRLFSKDAKAVMQSNQIDTATISVLLKNADVDFSKSKPRQKPCAEYYVTGKGTLEKIHLYVIRCDSTATIDKVYVH, from the coding sequence ATGCGATTACTTAAACGTATTGGGTATTATTTAATAGGAGTAGCTCTAGGCTCTATAGGAGTAGCTTATTTTTGGAAACAAAAAGATGTTTCTTTTGATTATGGTATGGATGCACGTACTTTAAAAACTATACGTATCAAAAAACGCCTATTTTCTAAAGACGCTAAAGCTGTTATGCAATCAAATCAAATTGATACCGCAACAATTTCTGTTCTATTGAAAAATGCTGATGTTGATTTTAGCAAAAGTAAACCTAGACAAAAGCCTTGTGCGGAATACTATGTGACAGGTAAAGGAACATTAGAAAAGATCCATTTATACGTAATTCGATGCGACTCTACTGCTACTATTGATAAAGTCTACGTTCACTAA
- a CDS encoding KpsF/GutQ family sugar-phosphate isomerase: MKDSRSVILNTAKETILLESKAVANLANLIDDSFADAVNYILTSNGRVIITGIGKSANIANKIVATLNSTGTPAIFMHAADAIHGDLGIVQKNDVVICISKSGNTPEIKVLVPLIKNSSNKIIAITGNPDSYLGKNADFILNSHVDKEACPNNLAPTTSTTTQLVIGDALAVCLLELRGFTSSDFAKYHPGGALGKRLYLRVSDLIKNNQLPKVKSNDTVTNVIIEISEKRLGVTAVIDDNDKITGIITDGDIRRMLTKSTKIDELTANDIMSSNPKSIHVDAMAVDALEMLENNSITQILVTDEQQNYVGVVHLHDIIKEGIF, translated from the coding sequence TTGAAAGACTCAAGAAGCGTTATTTTAAACACAGCTAAAGAGACAATACTTTTAGAAAGTAAAGCTGTAGCCAACCTAGCAAATTTAATAGATGATTCTTTTGCAGATGCAGTAAACTATATCCTTACTTCTAATGGTAGGGTTATCATTACTGGGATTGGTAAAAGTGCCAATATTGCAAATAAAATCGTAGCAACATTAAACTCCACAGGAACTCCTGCCATTTTTATGCATGCAGCAGATGCTATTCATGGAGATTTAGGGATTGTACAAAAGAATGATGTTGTTATTTGTATTTCTAAAAGTGGAAACACGCCTGAAATTAAAGTATTGGTTCCTTTAATTAAAAATTCAAGTAATAAAATTATTGCTATTACTGGGAATCCTGATTCATACTTAGGAAAAAATGCTGATTTTATTCTAAACTCTCATGTTGATAAAGAAGCTTGTCCAAATAATTTAGCACCTACAACAAGTACTACTACACAATTGGTAATTGGGGATGCTTTGGCAGTTTGTTTGTTAGAGCTGAGAGGTTTTACAAGCAGTGATTTTGCAAAATATCATCCAGGTGGAGCTTTAGGAAAACGTTTATACTTACGTGTTTCTGACTTAATCAAAAACAATCAGTTACCCAAAGTAAAAAGTAATGATACAGTAACTAATGTTATTATTGAAATTTCTGAAAAACGTTTAGGAGTTACAGCAGTAATAGATGATAATGATAAAATCACTGGAATTATTACTGATGGTGATATTCGAAGAATGCTGACCAAATCTACCAAGATAGATGAATTAACAGCTAATGATATTATGAGTAGTAATCCTAAATCTATTCATGTTGATGCTATGGCTGTTGATGCACTTGAAATGTTAGAAAACAATAGTATCACGCAAATTTTAGTAACTGATGAACAACAAAACTACGTTGGTGTTGTCCATTTACACGATATAATAAAAGAAGGAATATTTTAA
- a CDS encoding YheT family hydrolase yields the protein MPIIQCDFNPSLPFKNGHFNTVYRALFMKDEINYTRKRVTTWDNDFIDLDFSTVNSKSIALLIHGLEGSSQSNYMVSTTNILNNAGTDVVCMNLRGCSGEDNLLLETYHSGKTDDVEFIINYIVNNYNYENIIVVGFSLGGNLTLKYLGEFNTIPEQVKGAVAVSVPIDLTSSQAELTKIKNKLYMTEFLRTMKLKLLEKADKFPEFELNRELLFKATKFRHLEKQYTVPVFGFESSEDYWEKASSKPYISKINRKTLLINALDDSFLSPECYPYNEAKNLKEFYLMTPKYGGHVGFAQSFNNQENKWVENQILSFIQNHLFIDL from the coding sequence ATGCCTATTATTCAATGTGATTTTAATCCTAGTTTGCCTTTCAAAAATGGTCATTTCAACACTGTTTACAGAGCTCTATTTATGAAAGATGAGATTAACTATACTAGAAAAAGAGTTACTACTTGGGATAATGATTTTATTGATTTAGACTTTTCTACTGTGAATTCAAAAAGTATTGCATTGTTAATTCATGGCTTAGAAGGAAGTTCACAATCAAATTACATGGTATCAACCACCAATATTCTCAATAACGCTGGTACTGATGTGGTTTGTATGAATTTAAGAGGGTGCAGTGGAGAAGATAATTTATTATTAGAAACTTATCATAGTGGAAAAACGGATGATGTTGAGTTTATCATTAATTATATAGTAAATAATTACAACTATGAGAATATAATTGTTGTAGGTTTTAGCCTAGGTGGTAACCTAACTTTAAAATACTTAGGTGAGTTTAATACTATTCCTGAACAGGTTAAAGGAGCTGTTGCGGTTTCTGTACCTATAGATCTCACCTCTTCTCAAGCTGAACTTACTAAAATTAAGAACAAACTATACATGACCGAATTCTTGAGAACAATGAAATTGAAGTTGTTAGAAAAAGCTGATAAGTTTCCAGAGTTTGAGTTAAATAGAGAATTACTTTTTAAAGCAACAAAATTTAGACATTTAGAAAAACAGTATACTGTACCTGTATTTGGATTTGAGAGTTCTGAAGATTATTGGGAAAAAGCGAGTTCTAAGCCATACATCTCCAAAATAAACCGTAAAACACTCTTAATAAACGCTTTAGACGACAGTTTTTTATCTCCTGAATGTTATCCATATAACGAAGCAAAAAACCTTAAAGAGTTTTATTTAATGACACCAAAATATGGTGGACACGTTGGTTTTGCTCAATCTTTTAATAACCAAGAAAACAAATGGGTAGAAAATCAAATACTAAGTTTTATACAAAACCACTTATTCATAGATTTGTAA